In Zea mays cultivar B73 chromosome 7, Zm-B73-REFERENCE-NAM-5.0, whole genome shotgun sequence, the following proteins share a genomic window:
- the LOC103631936 gene encoding uncharacterized protein: MDWYSDDSDPDIDEDLREDLDALRRSCILSGADPDAAVAQVSSGLAGPSTPALAAAPGAAADHHHHASSSDDEEDEDLALVRSIRANLHHLHNSKASTVLPDAAPAPRDDDDPSSRPICTWPPSDTDEEEDDLETLRAIQRRFSHYQSSTSTASPKTMKPEASQGVHSDLFADRSGDDFAVQKQNAIVPHGDGFPKAALLLVDALKKNRAYQKFIRRKMVNIEAKIEENKDLRDRVKCLLGYQLSCRKSVSRSLGQKEDPRVRLISPLKSTQPCTKNKYRKIPALFLGPAENPHVSKYEMALKQFPMSFKKQPWSDAEKDKLARGIKQQYQETLILDSLNNGSADGDFSALDMAYALTNGAGNFEVTPENLRSVLPLINWDKISAMYLPGRSGAECESRWLNCDDPLINHEAWTADEETRLLLIIQEKGMCNWIDIAVTLGTYRTPFQCLVRYQRSLNPHILNKAWTKEEDLQLQAAVETFGQKWQLVSASLDGRTGTQCSNRWRKTLHPEKTSVGRWLLDEDKRLMVTVKLIGPGRWSLIAPFIPGRTQTQIFERWCNILDPDLYLDDWRPDEDSTLLAAVSEFGPCWSKISKTIIPGRNDSMCYRRWRKLCKHEVQKAREARQLKKAIFQNNFVDREKERPAICPRDLISLLPSKGDGCDVAIVRGGSEKQGEENHLALSNIVNISSGLDCVAANSVLNASSRRPRRVSSGRRSKKHTEGNNIAAPDDLNASSSAPSSSIKRKSTTGNNVAAKKRSRVSISVNADNEVEKNRITDSVAVSEEGLVKKRTRRPKPVGNEGAVRKRGGSNNEVGTNIITESVAVGEEGVVKKRTRRSKPVGNEGADNEVGTYRITGSVVVGEEGVVKKRTRRSSKPVDNEEVVRKMRGSINNYDEAGTNTMMNSAFGEEEVVKKKTRHSKPVGTEGAASIGGDGMVNKRRTGSVSTENLGAVRKRKIVSSRRKLAEVNLPTEEGVPNAVPDLDFPCAISEERAVDVGNMDKGRRKSTPRPKQINMPEEDADKNSTFTRLVNCLSFARMKGIDRNKR; encoded by the exons ATGGACTGGTACTCCGACGACTCGGACCCCGACATCGACGAGGACCTGCGGGAGGACCTCGACGCGCTGCGCCGCTCCTGCATCCTCTCCGGGGCCGACCCGGACGCTGCCGTAGCGCAGGTCTCCTCCGGCCTCGCGGGCCCCTCCACCCCAGCCCTCGCCGCGGCGCCGGGGGCGGCGGCCGACCATCATCATCATGCCTCCTCTTCGGACGACGAGGAGGACGAGGACCTCGCCCTCGTCCGCAGCATACGCGCCAACCTCCACCACCTCCATAATAGTAAGGCCTCGACCGTCCTCCCGGACGCCGCCCCCGCGCCCCGGGACGACGACGACCCGTCCTCGCGCCCGATCTGCACGTGGCCGCCGTCCGACACTGACGAGGAAGAGGATGACCTCGAGACGCTCCGCGCCATCCAGCGCCGCTTCTCGCATTACCAGTCAA GTACCTCCACTGCATCGCCAAAGACCATGAAACCTGAGGCGTCACAGGGAGTCCACAGTGACCTTTTTGCCGACAGGTCTGGTGATGATTTTGCTGTGCAGAAGCAAAATGCAATTGTTCCTCATGGAGATGGGTTTCCAAAGGCTGCGCTATTGTTAGTGGATGCTCTCAAGAAGAACAGAGCATACCAGAAGTTCATTAGAAGAAAAATGGTAAACATTGAAGCGAAAATTGAAGAAAACAAAGATCTCAGGGATCGTGTAAAATGTCTTTTGGGCTATCAGTTAAGCTGCCGAAAATCAGTCAGCAGATCTTTAGGACAGAAGGAGGATCCTCGTGTCAGGTTGATTTCCCCCCTGAAATCAACTCAGCCGTGTACAAAG AACAAATACAGGAAGATTCCTGCACTATTTCTCGGCCCAGCTGAGAACCCACATGTTTCAAAGTATGAAATGGCGCTGAAGCAATTTCCAATGTCATTTAAGAAGCAACCATGGTCAGATGCGGAGAAAGATAAACTTGCCAGAGGAATAAAGCAGCAATACCAAGAAACATTGATTTTGGATTCGCTGAATAATGGAAG TGCTGATGGTGACTTCAGTGCACTTGATATGGCATATGCACTGACAAATGGTGCTGGTAATTTTGAGGTGACTCCGGAAAATCTTAGATCGGTTCTACCATTAATAAACTGGGATAAGATTTCTGCCATGTACCTTCCTGGTCGATCTGGTGCTGAATGTGAATCGAG GTGGCTAAACTGTGATGATCCATTGATTAACCATGAAGCCTGGACTGCAGACGAGGAAACAAGACTTCTACTAATTATTCAAGAAAAGGGAATGTGCAACTGGATTGACATTGCAGTCACATTGGGTACTTACCGGACTCCTTTCCAATGTCTTGTTCGTTATCAACGAAGTTTGAATCCCCACATACTGAACAAGGCCTGGACAAAGGAGGAAGACCTTCAACTCCAAGCAGCTGTTGAGACCTTTGGTCAGAAATGGCAACTTGTATCGGCTAGTCTGGATGGTCGCACTGGCACTCAGTGCTCTAATAG GTGGAGAAAAACCTTGCACCCTGAAAAGACCAGTGTGGGAAGATGGCTTCTGGATGAGGACAAACGCCTCATGGTCACTGTTAAACTAATTGGACCTGGCAGGTGGAGTTTGATTGCTCCGTTTATTCCTGGCCGAACACAAACACAAATCTTTGAGAG GTGGTGCAATATTCTTGATCCAGATCTATATCTTGATGACTGGCGGCCTGACGAAGATTCCACATTATTGGCTGCAGTATCTGAGTTTGGGCCTTGCTGGTCGAAGATTTCTAAAACGATAATTCCTGGACGTAATGATAGTATGTGCTATAG ACGATGGAGAAAACTTTGTAAACATGAAGTCCAGAAAGCTAGAGAAGCCAGACAATTGAAGAAAGCTATTTTTCAGAACAATTTTGTTGATAGAGAAAAAGAGCGGCCTGCAATTTGCCCTCGTGACCTAATATCACTTTTACCCTCGAAAGGTGACGGATGTGATGTGGCCATTGTAAG GGGTGGATCTGAAAAGCAAGGGGAAGAGAACCACCTAGCTCTGTCCAATATTGTCAACATTTCATCTGGTCTTGATTGTGTTGCTGCTAATTCTGTTTTGAATGCTAGCTCAAGGAGGCCAAGGAGAGTATCGTCAGG ACGTAGATCAAAAAAGCATACCGAAGGGAATAATATTGCTGCGCCTGATGATCTCAATGCTTCATCCAGCGCCCCTAGCAGTTCCATAAAGAGAAAATCTACTACTGGTAACAATGTAGCTGCAAAAAAGAGATCGAGGGTATCTATCAGTGTTAATGCTGATAACGAGGTAGAGAAAAATAGAATAACAGACTCTGTGGCTGTTAGTGAAGAGGGGTTAGTCAAAAAGAGAACAAGGCGTCCAAAACCTGTTGGCAATGAGGGGGCTGTCAGAAAGAGAGGAGGCTCTAATAATGAGGTAGGGACAAATATCATAACGGAATCTGTGGCTGTTGGTGAAGAGGGAGTAGTCAAAAAGAGAACAAGACGTTCGAAACCCGTAGGGAATGAGGGGGCTGATAATGAGGTAGGAACATATAGAATAACGGGCTCTGTGGTTGTTGGTGAAGAGGGAGTAGTCAAAAAGAGAACAAGGCGTAGTTCAAAACCTGTTGACAATGAGGAGGTTGTCAGAAAGATGAGGGGCTCTATCAATAATTATGATGAGGCAGGAACAAATACAATGATGAATTCTGCGTTTGGGGAGGAGGAAGTAGTCAAAAAGAAAACGAGACACTCAAAACCTGTTGGCACTGAAGGGGCTGCCTCTATTGGTGGTGATGGCATGGTCAACAAGAGAAGGACAGGTTCTGTCTCCACCGAGAATCTTGGTGCTGTGAGAAAAAGGAAGATAGTGTCATCAAG GAGGAAATTAGCTGAAGTTAATTTGCCAACAGAGGAGGGTGTACCGAATGCTGTCCCTGACTTGGACTTTCCTTGTGCAATTTCTGAAGAAAGAGCTGTTGATGTTGGAAATATGGATAAAGGCAGAAGAAAATCAACTCCGAG ACCCAAGCAGATAAACATGCCTGAAGAGGATGCTGATAAAAACTCCACATTCACACGACTTGTCAATTGCCTGTCGTTTGCCCGTATGAAAGGAATCGACAGGAACAAAAGATAA
- the LOC103631935 gene encoding uncharacterized protein: protein MTTNAIVVNITLDGHNYPEWAFCVETALRGHGLLFHLTDAAPILADDRRNAADIKTWQLNDGKVMAAMVNSVKPSMIMSLSKFKTAKAIWSHLKERFVQDSGALLHTLMQQTHVIEQNDMSIDEYYSAFDRLMSALTSMVPACTADPCPAHQFIEKFFTYRFVMGVRAEFDSLRARLLQGSDTLTMAKALSDLLAEETRLHSLSSTGGNPHSVLAAAQKPKNILKPCDHCGKTNHRSELCFVKFPDKLTDFRARRAARGRGQGPSNRGSVAVAATSSACTSESAWVLDSGASFHVTSDQSKLASTTPVTDGASVQTADGPSHRGSDWDWPSP from the exons ATGACGACAAATGCTATCGTGGTCAATATCACTCTTGATGGACACAATTATCCGGAATGGGCTTTCTGTGTTGAGACTGCACTCAGAGGACATGGATTACTCTTTCATTTGACTGATGCGGCACCCATACTTGCGGATGATCGTCGCAATGCTGCTGATATCAAAACATGGCAGCTTAATGATGGTAAAGTGATGGCTGCTATGGTGAACAGCGTCAAACCGTCTATGATTATGAGTTTGTCTAAATTTAAAACTGCCAAAGCCATCTGGTCTCATTTGAAGGAGCGTTTTGTTCAGGATAGTGGTGCTCTATTACACACTCTCATGCAACAGACACATGTTATTGAGCAAAATGATATGAGCATTGATGAGTACTACTCAGCCTTTGATCGTCTGATGAGTGCTTTGACATCTATGGTGCCGGCCTGTACTGCTGATCCGTGTCCTGCTCATCAGTTTATTGAGAAGTTCTTCACTTACAGATTTGTTATGGGCGTTCGGGCCGAGTTTGATTCTCTTCGTGCTCGTTTACTTCAGGGTTCTGACACTCTCACAATGGCTAAGGCGTTGTCTGATTTACTTGCTGAAGAGACTCGTCTTCATTCTCTGTCCTCTACTGGTGGTAATCCTCACAGTGTGTTGGCTGCTGCTCAGAAACCTAAGAATATTTTAAAGCCTTGTGATCATTGTGGCAAGACCAATCATCGATCTGAGCTTTGCTTTGTCAAGTTCCCTGATAAGTTGACTGATTTCCGTGCACGACGTGCTGCTCGCGGTCGTGGTCAAGGACCATCTAATAGAGGCTCAGTTGCTGTTGCTGCCACTTCGTCCGCCTGTACTTCAGAGTCGGCCTGGGTACTTGATTCAGGAGCTTCCTTTCATGTCACATCTGATCAGTCAAAGTTGGCTTCTACTACACCTGTCACAGATGGTGCTTCAGTGCAGACAGCTGATG GACCTTCGCACAGGGGAAGTGATTGGGACTGGCCGTCGCCGTAG